Proteins encoded within one genomic window of Fragaria vesca subsp. vesca linkage group LG1, FraVesHawaii_1.0, whole genome shotgun sequence:
- the LOC101309491 gene encoding uncharacterized protein LOC101309491, producing MVAQLLVGCIPISGAFRGGGGGGGRARWITAASSSASGGHQKQNHYGVLGLTRYATSADIKRAYRLLARKFHPDVCKDSQAEQVFKSIRQAYEILSNEATRIQYDQELKYQKQTGRQCTAQRNYSPEFEDGVRIYKWDQVRQNMKRERQWEHYNVNETSNGKSDEASEREPSQERGSFGEVLRSAFVSLFLLHTVGSLLSLSFSSLMALLDRKLDAGYKIGYVIAWILGGRGGILLSLCLSFASWICGKTSSSMVSLVVVALWVGLNLARFAPLPQGALLTLLYMSIKLQGDRN from the exons ATGGTGGCGCAGCTCCTGGTGGGATGCATACCCATCAGCGGCGCCTTCAGAGGAGGAGGAGGAGGAGGAGGCAGAGCTCGGTGGATTACGGCGGCTTCATCCTCAGCAAGCGGCGGCCACCAGAAGCAGAATCACTACGGTGTTCTGGGGCTTACCCGCTACGCCACCTCCGCCGATATCAAGAGGGCTTATCGCCTTCTCGCTCGTAAG TTTCATCCTGATGTTTGCAAGGATTCTCAAGCTGAACAAGTATTCAAGAGCATCCGTCAAGCATACGAG ATACTATCTAATGAAGCAACCAGGATTCAGTATGACCAAGAACTTAAATATCAGAAACAGACAGGTCGACAATGTACAGCACAGCGGAACTACAGTCCTGAATTCGAAGATGGTGTAAGGATCTATAAGTGGGATCAGGTGAGGCAGAACATGAAACGTGAGAGACAGTGGGAACATTATAATGTAAATGAAACATCAAATGGTAAATCAGATGAAGCATCTGAAAGAGAGCCATCCCAAGAGAGAGGTTCCTTCGGCGAAGTTCTTAGATCTGCCTTTGTGTCTCTGTTTTTATTGCATACTGTTGGATCCCTTTTGTCTCTCAGTTTTAGTAGTCTGATGGCCTTGTTGGACAGGAAGTTGGATGCTGGATATAAGATTGGTTATGTCATTGCATGGATTTTGGGTGGGAGGGGTGGTATCTTGCTCAGTCTGTGTTTATCTTTTGCTAGTTGGATTTGTGGAAAGACCAGCAGCAGTATGGTTTCTCTAGTGGTGGTAGCCTTGTGGGTTGGCTTGAATCTTGCAAGATTTGCACCACTTCCTCAAGGTGCTCTTCTTACACTTCTCTACATGTCCATCAAGCTACAAGGTGATAGGAACTAA